The Musa acuminata AAA Group cultivar baxijiao unplaced genomic scaffold, Cavendish_Baxijiao_AAA HiC_scaffold_1137, whole genome shotgun sequence genome segment TAGGAAATCCACATCGCTTATGGTGCCTCTTGCAGTTAAGAAACATGACTGTAGTGGTTGCCAACTCCCAGACCGAGAGCCCCTTTACTGCTCTCGGCCTTGCTGCCTTTGGCTAGGCTGAGAGTAACTTGGTGTACTCTCGAGTAAGGCTACAAGCAGCCTTCAGCCAAACCATAGGGTAGCAATGATTGCTACCCTTTTCCCTCTGTTTTGCGACAATATATTTGGTGACAAAATATTGAATTAAAACATCTTTTAAAAGGGAAAAGATGCGCAGTTCAGATatcaaaaactatgacaaaatttATAGTAATCACATAAAATAATTTCTATGCAACTAAATATAACATACGTAGTTTAAAAGCCAATCTTTTGCAtgagcaacctggctctgataccactattagaaaatctggggtgacatcacatgcacaatagaagaacagaaaataaaatcctagaattttctacagaaaagaaggtttcattgtTGTGAAAAAATTGATGCACAAAAACTCGTGAAACCAAAAAACTATGCATATAAGAAAGATATATTACCTAGAAAGAtcgtatatttttaaaaacatataaatctataggagaggatgaaagaggttaactgtcctcctctctaatggtaaTCCACATGGCATGGGCTActaagacactcctcaaatcgatGCACAATCCTTTGCACTGCATGCACCATGCAATCAAAAAGGGGCTATAggttaaggaggagagggagagagggaataAGAGGTGGCAGTCAAGAAGAACCTAGCTAGACACTGAGagtagatgattctctatcgacactcaatagctctcgtaaagttggctgccactctcaatgaccaactatgctagatctgaaacttccaggtctatgagtttggtatcaaagagtagagtactcatacaaaaaATTCATGgtgcctcaagtctaaggaccagacatACTACTGGGATAAtaaaatcactgtttgacaataaggcatcgtaAACCATCCAACATCatgtgagcagatcaattagtgaacttattctccaatgagcacctgcattatatccctagtatccccacatgagcagctataagatcaaccgcctccatcatatggatgggtatacagcacactagtttgattagttatctcgatgtcactcttaagtaacttatgaccaagattatttagggtctgtatttaaaggcaaatcgatctcattatgatgatctcatcatgatccgattctcattgtatagatccatggacatcacaatatatccgtgcaataagcaatataaagtgataaaatatcaaataatataataagcaaaaagagtgcgtgttatgtcacacatgtcatcactcatatgattggcttgtaggacacctatgactagcataaagcACGCCTAAagtcaaagggtttcatcaacaacTTGGTGTTGACTTCACAAATACATTTAGTcctattgttaaacccacaataatCTGACTTATCCTAAGTTTGGTCATCTCAAAAGCTTGGCACCTACAAtagttggatgttaacaatgcattTTTATAGTAGACTCTAACTAAAGATGTCTTCATATAGTAACCTCCTAACTTTGTTCATCCTCAATATTTGAGGCATAtttataaactacaaaaagctatttatggactttgttaatctccaagagcttggtatactgaacttggctcgtttttgacatcaactagcttcatcaactccaaatctgataTCTCATTATTCCTACGACAATTAAATGGAggcacaatatatcttctagtgtttgtggatgatattattgtcacaagaAATGATCCTCTAGAGATTCAGGCATTCCTAAAGCAATTGGGTGATTGATTCTCTCTCAAAGATCTAAGAACTTTGAGCTACTTTTTAGGAATAGAAGcaatatttacatatttagggctcttcctatcataaaaaaagtatattcataatttattatcaaatACAAACATGCAAGATACAAAAAGGGTTCAACTCTCCTCTCTACCAGTGAATAgctcaaattatatgatggaaGCCCTACTACAGACTCTACTCAATACCGATAAGTACTTGACTCCTAATAGTACCTAGATCTCACTCATCCAGATATCTTATTTgtagttaataaattatcataatttgtgCATTGGCCATCAACTATATATTGGTCTGCAGTCAAATGAATTttgtgatatcttaaagggaccctcaatcatgaccTTTTTCTCTGCAAACATGcctcacttcatcttcatgcctttgttgATGTTGATTGGGTAGAGAACTTTGATGATATAATGTCCACGTCAGGGTGTATTATTTCTTTAGAGCTaatccaattagttggagttctaagaagtgaAAGACAGTCGCACAATCTATAATTGAGACTGAATATCGTGTCATCGCCACTACTACTGTTGAACTTAATTGGGTCACGAATCTGCTTAAGAAACTCAATATCAACTCTATTTTTActtctataatatattgtgataatgttggagctatcTACTTATGCACTAATCTAGTGTTCCACTAACGTATGAAATACATTTGTTATTGACTTCCACTTCGTGTGAGATCAAGTTATCAAATATCAATTATgtgtttcttatatatatatatgactgatcaactagtagactcactcacAAAACCTCTCATCCACAAACTATTTTCggtgcatcggtccaagatcaaTATCCTTGATACGAGCTccatcttacgggggcatgatagcaaataaaattttttcaactatatgaaaaaatctattgaaaaaaatcttctattctaacgtgtataaataaatattatattcaacTAAATCAATCATGCTTTGTcattatatttcaatttattaTAGCATCGGCTTTACCCACCAACTAAAGCATGGCTGTGTCACCGATCTATTGTTGTGCCTAACCAAAAAGCATGAGAAACTACAACCTCGCCTTGTTAAGCTCCTATCTTAGCCTCACCGAGCTCCTGTTTACCTGTGTCAAGGCATGGCAAACTACAACTCAACCTTGATGAGTTCGGTCGAATGGTCGTTGCCATTCATGCAGTCAGTCATAAGAGTTGGGGCAAGGAAGAGGTGCATGACATGATACGGTGCTCAGCCATACAAGAGCTACCATGGTTACCTTTTTTAAGGATTGCATGAGTCTTTCGATACTTGATGTGTTGATGTGTTCTAACATGTTCTTCAGATAGAGTTGATGTGTTGACAATTGCCTATATTCTCACATGTAAAAAACACACTAAGATTAAACTTAATTGATCAGTGTCATTACATCTAAAAACTTAAAACTAATAAACGAGacaattaattatttatattcttagcATAGATACTTGACTAGTTTTCGTATCATATCGCTCTTAGAAAAGGTAAATTCTCAATAAAAAATACTGACATATTAAGAGAGAAGTGAGGATATAACTATGTAATGCACCAAAACCCTAATGGTCCTTATTTCATAGCCTACACAGGCCAACTATTAACATTATTATATGGATAGTTCATGTAATCCCATAACAAAAGATTGATCACATAgccataataataaaattaattatctgTTTTTAAAAACAAAATGATTGGAGTAAAAACACTAACAATTGATGATAAcccacaaataaaataatttttaacaaaAATGTGTTGAGAAGAAAAATTGCCCACATATGGCTCCTCTTTTAGATGAAGTAGAACTTTAGGCAGATGGTGATTGGGTCTCCTATACCATATATTATCAAATCCCCAAGCAAGATGAAGAATGATGCATTTGCTTTGTTCATGAGAAAATGAGGTAATTTGCCATTAATATGGTAAAAATAATTTAGCTAAATTTGCCCAAGCATTTGGAAATGGAAAATATTTTCTGCACAAACAGAAAACAAAAGTGAAAAGTGTGTGATGAAGAAGAGTTTGTCTATAAAAGAGAGTTGTTAGTTGCTGTCTTTTAAAGTAAAACACAACACAGCTTCAAGAAAAGAGTTTGATGATTGAATCTCTTTTAGCATAGACTGTAAGAACAGCAAGCAAGATGATGAAAAGCTCAAGTGACATTTTGCAACTGATATGACAAGATACTTTTGGGGGCAAACATTTTGCTTTTGATCTTGCCATCAACCCTCTCTTTGCAATTGGATGTTTGTGTAAAAACTTCTttcccaaataataataataataatattattattattattatagtagtaGTAATAACAATAAAGCATCAACTTTACAAAAAGATATTTATtgattcttatatatttttaaatctatGAAATTTGAATTAGTATATGAACAAAGTCTTAAAGTTTCAATTATTTGGAGATGTAAAATTGACTTGGTAAGAATGTAAAAGTTACTGAGAGCATGACATCtccttttgttttattttctttgcttctttttctcttttctatcCTCTTATCCTTTTCTcacttttttattatcttttattaaatatattagtGCTCTTGTCTTTTATTGTCTCCTTAATCCACATTATCCTAAATGAGAAATTTATATTTCAGAAATCTTCTTATGATTTTAAAGATGTAAAAAGAAAGAATCCACGAGACTTTCGCCTATATCGAATTTTCGGAGGGTCaataatctatttatatttttaagatcAAATTCATGTCACTCGAGATGTAAAAAAATAATGTTACTGTTACTAAGAATAAATTGATTTGCTATATGATAGTGGCATGAGTGTCTGCATGATTAACTTGCTGTCAAATAAATGAGATCATTGATTGTCCATTTCATGCTGATACACCTCTTCTCTGTGTTTGCAAATGCACCTCATGATCAAGTGGGCAGATAAAACAGTAGCTCAGAAGAAACAGTCTTTTTGAGTTGAAAGAGCTCTTTTTGAGTTGATGTCATATTCttatttttctcccttttttttcagGGCCACTGTGGACATGAATAACTGGGACACCATTAAGCCCTAAATTTTGCTGCTAAAAAGAGGCTTCATGTGCCACAGAGAAAGACTGGTGGTGCCAGGAGCAAGTCCCCACTCCTGCACACTTACTTGAGCTATCCAATTTCCTCTTCCTCAAAGGGCTGCTATCAGTGTTCATGGTCACCAACTTATGATGATGAGAGCTCTGAAGTGAGCTACACATGGCAGGTGTCCAACCCTACTGGAAGATGGAGATACTGagaagtgaagaagaagaagaagaagaagaagaagtagtcaGTCTGCTTTGGTTTGCCTCATCTCTCAGTTTGTCTGATATCCAAAAAGAAGCAGATCTAAAGGTGTTTGGAGAAGTGAGGATTTGTGATTGTGTGGATTAAAGCTGATTTTGAGTGGAATTTGGCTCCTTACTGTTCCATCAATTCGTTACCTTTAACTTGAAAGAGTAGGTGAAGATGAATAGATGTCATATACCAGTATTCATTTTCATACAAACTTTGATCATCTTTACAATGATTGTGGAATAGATGTTGGACTTGGAGTTCTCAAGCATAGTTCACACTAAGAAAAGAAGAATTTGTGAGTTATAATCAAAATCTCtgacaatgttcaaaacactaagAATCTTTCTAATTCTATATTTGTAATTTAGAATATTTCTAAAATTATTTCTTAGAATTATTTATGAAGAAATAAAAAGCaaacaaagaacaaaaaaagggaaagaatcaATTTTAAGGAAACCCATTCTGCACTATTTGGTAGGGAGAATCTAAAACTCATCTTCTTGGGAGAAGATAAACTATAGTTATTGttttttgtttataattttattttagtgtTTATCTTTTCTCACTTTCTCTTTTCTTATTCATTTAGTGGGATTTTAATATTAAAGCTACTTAGTCTTCCAGTGTTTCagactctctttctctctctctctctctctctcatatccaTCATCTTCAGAAAGAGTCCAAGAACCCTCACATTAGAATAAAAGGTGATGCTTACAGGAAAACAATGGACCATGAGATGGTTTTGCATTGCGACAAAGTAGTTTGTTCCCTCTCTACATCAGCCTCCTCTCTTTATGTTGGGCTTATGTCACTTGAAACTGTCCTCAGACAGACATCAAATGGTTGCAAGGAACATTATTGTGTGCCTGGTCATTTTGCACCATCTAAAGCCCAACACCCCCCCTCTTTCTCTAAACCTTTGCAATATTTTTCCTTATTGCTAATCCAACTCCACAGCAACCAAACAAATCTTCCACTGCAGTGAAAGGGAAATCATGACATGGGATGTCAGGAACTTTGTTACAAGAAGACAAATGGATTCATGCACATGCCATTGCTGAAATGGAACCATGATTCTGTACTTGAAAGAGGTTGCAAGATTAGGCAGGAGTATCAAGGATTAATTAAGCACTgctaacagcaataatgaaagaaGTTTATTCTTTCCATAGTGACTTCCATGCAATATGAACTTCTTTGGCTAGTGGAGTTGTGGTGTGTGGTGGGTTAATCTACTGAGTTGGTTTCAGCAATGATCTTATCCATTTAATGAGCATGACAAGCACCATCTCAGTTGGTTTCAACAATTCTTTTCCTGTTTGAATCAGTAAGAGAGCTTATCTTATTAACCAGTGTGGAAGATCATCTTATTAGTTGAAACTCGAACTTGATCACTGCATATGATGCCCATGAccagagaaatcaaaagaaacacaCAACTATGAGCAAACAGATAGCTTAGAAGAGAGAATCTACATTACTTTATGTGAATCATACTCTCTTTTTTAGTGTTGAATGAGACCAATGGCATGAGATTCTGTACAGACATCACACAACACATTTAGCTAACCAGCAAAAGTTTCAGTGTGATCCATCAAGGATGCCTAACATATGGAGGGTATCATCAACAGTTCATCAACCAACACCATGTTTGGAATTTAGAATGCAGGAAGGGATTGGGACTCTAGAAGTGGAGTTGTGTGATATTCCTCTCAGGAACTTTCTGCCACAAGTTGTCcatattttatgcatgaaatggAACTCGGAATCAAACCTATTCAGTACTTTGGGGGAAAGCTGAAATTATTTATCAGGATTAATGAATAAAAACAGATTAATAATCCCCAAAAGAGACTGCTTAACTTTCTTTATCCCACTTCTAGTTACATAGCATTGTTCCTCATTCACCGACTCCTCGTCAGTGTAAGTGCTTTGGGGATATCTTAAACTAGAAATCATCCACTATGCACCCTGCTCCAATCCCACAAACATGCCTTTGTCTCCATTGTGTGGTTAGAAGGTTAGCAATATGAACACTAAACAAAAGCAACAGCCTCAAACAAAATCCTTCACATTAAAATTATGGATTAATTATATACTATCTTTTATAATTAGTTACTTTTAGCATCCTaatatctatatttttaaaaattacattaagaTCCTTATACTTATTAAAGGAAaaaatttcatttcatttcatttcttCTCACATCGTCGACTCTACTAATGTAAATATTGTACATATTTTCATGTGTAAAAAATGACATTAAAACAtgattaaaaagttaattttataatattaaaaatcagGAGAGAGAGGGTCTCTGGTGGAAAATAAAGTGAGTGCTATTCAGTTAGGTACTCATAAAAAAATCTCTCTATTGTGAtcttgcctcctcctcctctgtcaaAGTTAGAGAGGAAAAATGCTtttacaaaaattacaaaagaaaaaattaatGTCGTTGATGATAACACtatgaaattatcttttaaatcttattttagtattattttttatatgttaCAGTAcgtataatattttcatcaatagaATCGATTATATCAAGACAATTTAGTTCTCTTCCTCGGATTTGAAGTTACTTGCAATGTCTTATGTTTATCATGGAAATGTAAACAGTGGTGTTGCCAAAGTTGTAATCCAGTCGTCTCCAGCACTTTTATGTTGGAAAGGACTCCCAGATTCATGGTATTACTATGGTTGGTAGGGGCGGACGACACTGAAACGATAGATgaagctccaaaatgcttcaatgAGAGGAAAGAAGGCAATGCAAAGGGACATAAGATGATTGAGGTGGGACTCTGCAGTCGAGAATGCCAGTGGGCACTGAGACAAGGAAAAGATTGTTTTGGATACAAGCAAACCATTCGATCATACCAATATAGATTACAAGTAGAAAAGTGTAATTGAAGGTAAATGAAACAGATTCATAGATGTCAAAATACATGCAGTCTGGAGTGAATATAAACGAAGTCTGAAGAACTCATTTTGAACGAGATTAGACATAATTTTTTGAATAAGGTTAAAATCTCTTCATTGGCATTCCTTCCAACTTGCAATACATAGCTTGCATGAGGTGACAACTACAtcaccaaaagaaaaaaagacgagggggaaggaaaaaggaagaggaggtgaCAACTACAtaatgccctctctctctctctctctctctttctctctgttaCATGAGTCCTCCTTCCAAGTACTAGCAGCTAACAGCCTATGGCTCCTCCTTGTTGGTCTTCACGGAGTTCTCTGCTACCGAGTTGTTGGCTTTACTCGTCTCCAGCTCATCTTCATCCAGCTTCATTGTCCCCTTCACTGCTAGTGGTATATCCATGGCTTCCGGCTTCTTCTCCTTGTTGTCCTTGTGCTTGCCCCAAAGAACAGAGTAGAGGCCGACAACTATGAGGACTGCTCCGACCACTCTGCAAGCAGAAGACAACACGGTGGAGAGCTTCTAAGTAACTTGGTGGCCATCATGGATTCCTACTCGCGGATACAGTAATCTTACCCTCCCAAATAGATATTCTCAGCGAGGATGAAGGAGCCCATTATTGCTACAATTATCATCATTAGAGGGCTGAAGGCAGAGGCAAACACCGGCCCTCTGTCCTGCATCACCAAACTCTGGACGTAGTAGGCAATGCTTGATGTCACGATCCCCTGCACAATCAAATCCAATAGGAAATCTCTTCAGCAACTCACAAGCTAGAAAGAGAgagaattagagagagagagagagagagagaaagagactaaCGGCATAAGCAGCAGCAAGAAGGTTCATGTCGAAGCCTATCCTCCAAACGGAAGGCTTGTGCTCCATGATCAAGGTCACAGCAATGGCTTGCAGAGTGCCCATGAAGCATATAAGCGAGGTGAGGGAGAGGGGAGCATCGTATTTCTTCATGGTTGCTGCCTGTTGAGCACGAGACCCATAACACGAATTGGTCGACCAAATCCTGTGCCAAACATATTGCTCGAACTTCTACCTGAAGGATGAAGAGAGAAGCCCAAGCCAGAGTGGCGATGATGACGAAGACGCAGCCTTTGAGCCAGTCCTTGTCGGTGCCATCGGCCGCGGCGGCCGGCACGTTGCCTTGGTGTGGATCTGCATGCTTTGCCCATCCCATCTCCATGATCGGTCCCTTGTACAGCGTCATCAGCATCGCTCCAGCTACCGTCACAAGAGTCCCCGCCACCTTGGCCTGGCATCTCACCTTCCTCATGTGCAACTTCTCCATCCTACCATGACCGGGGTATCATATCAACCTGGCATTAACTCAACGCGATTGCGGGAAGACGGAGTCGGTTCGACCCGATGATCTACCTGCAGATGACGGCGAGCACGAAGGTCATCGCAGGCAGCATGTTGCTCAAGGCGCAGGAGAAGGTCGGCGAGGTGAGCGTGAGCCCGACGTAGTAGAAGTTCTGGTCGATCACCGGCCTGCAAACCACTTCTCAGCCATCAACGGGACGAAATCTTCCATGGCAAAATGATGGTCAGAGAGGTGATGGGTAGTACTAACCCGAGGAGACCGAGCACGAATATCTGCAAGAAGATGGGGAACGTGATCTTGGGTCGAACGTTCCTGCCATCAAGAATCAAAAGATGGGAAACCGGTGAGGGTGTTGTCGTCGACGATGCATGGTGGCGGTGGGGATGTACCTCTCGAAGATGAGGGCGAAGGGGGCGATGGAGAGGGTGGCGAAGGCGTGGCGGTAGACGACGAGGACGTAGTGGCTCATGCCGTGGTTGAGGGAGACCTTGCTGATGATGTTCATGCCGGCGTATCCGAACTGGAGGGAGATCATGGCGAGGTAAGGCTTGCAGGATCGGAAGAGATTGCTGCGGCGATCCATCTCCGGTTGCTGAGCAAAGCTGGCGAGCAGAGTGAGAGAGAGTGCAACGAGAGACTATTTCGTGCGTTTCTCTCGTGAGGAGGAAGTGATGAACATTTAGGCACCTATTTATGGGCCACAAATATGTGCAATACGCGCCAATAAGGTTGGAATTCAATTCATGTGTTACCACTTGTCATGTCCTCACTTGAGATCGTCTAAGACATGTTAGTTACGACACGATACTCGTTGGTGCTAATCTCATTCGAGTCACTTACGATCTTTACGaagaaaaaatattagaaaagtaaacatactgAGTAATATAATCATCCACAAGAGAATCAAGAATAAATCGAAGGAACTACGAGTTGAACGATGACACACAAAGGATCTCGAAGTTATATATAGACTCAATGCGAATAAAGGATGTACGTATGATAATCACCTATATTTTTATCTACTCACTAAGGACATTATATCACCAttcttaaataatattttatttataaaaataatcgaTGAAGATAGAACTCATAAGATAGTTTACAActctaaaaattatcaaataaaaaCAAAATGATACATTTTTATCACACTAATTTTCTAGATGTACTACACAAGTAATATCACTTGCATCAATCATTTTGTGCTtcacaataaaaaagaaaagattaagCTTGATTAAAATTATTGACCATTAGCTTAGAATAAGATATATTAGAggtttaactatattttgattaaaattattAACCAATAGAAATGGAGTTTTAATCATAGGAGATTGTCTCGATGGATGGGCTGTTTATTGTATCCTTTGTTTTCGGTTATATAACGATAGAacctctatgaattcttatatttcataaattataatGGTTATTGTTGGGAAAaatctgttaaagcggaatattcttttctctctttgtgtatcaaaatgggtttctcatcaaaataccaacttgatatccaaataaaaatattaatcagcacagcataaataatagagcaaaaatcaaccacacaatgagaccaaatctttttaacgtggaaaacccaatgtgggaaaaaccacgggatcgtagtccacttcaaacttccactatcaataataatgataataagtttacagtatgtcttctctagaataactaaaggatcagaataacatcaagaacatagatctataGATGGATCTCCTGAAAAATGAATTCTAGATCTCATAGAGTGGATATTAcaggaaagtatcttagagaggataaactgcagatcaacaccgttaggattgtagagtttgctgcaaggattctccacataaaatttgagtcaaaactgacaacgtttagctaccgatcgtcaagtagaaaactcagaaacctaatctttctctctcctctttcctctgcacgccgCACGCTTCACGCGTTCACTGAGCGCACACCCACACGCTGCCGTCACCCAATttttgccctttctttcaattagtgatttctttgatttgggctcatggcccaaatttgtccaagcccacgtatggactggacccaacagttatgtataatatagaaaaaatgaaaaataatctAGTCTTTTATGTAGAATTAATAAAGATCTCACGTAAAGGAAGAGTGGGGTTCAATATGAACTCAAGCTAATCATTTTCCACAAACTCAATCAATTTTTTGTTGAAAGAAGTGTAAGAAATTATAGGAGGAATAGTTCAAATTTCAACACTTatcatttatttaattttctgttgactaattaaatattttagatgtaaactaatttttttttaaagtactAACTGGTTTAGTTACTAAATACTTTGAAATATCATCACAAGGTTTTGGACTTGAATCCTGCCTTTATCACTTATCTTTTATtaaacaaataattttttatttttatatctcaaaaatattttttatatataatataatagaaGGAAAGTATAAATTCATCTTTTGATCTCGATTTAAGGTTTAGGAGTTGAAAGAGATTTTTATCTTAGGACAGTGATTACATTTTTGGGTTCTTTCAATTCCATCAtctctatttttatttaattattgttTGTATTAGGATTAgatctcttttatttattttactttatgtatGTTAGCATCAGTATGCAAGTATGCATATATTAAGACATAGTAATCAGCATG includes the following:
- the LOC135670946 gene encoding WAT1-related protein At5g07050-like encodes the protein MDRRSNLFRSCKPYLAMISLQFGYAGMNIISKVSLNHGMSHYVLVVYRHAFATLSIAPFALIFERNVRPKITFPIFLQIFVLGLLGPVIDQNFYYVGLTLTSPTFSCALSNMLPAMTFVLAVICRMEKLHMRKVRCQAKVAGTLVTVAGAMLMTLYKGPIMEMGWAKHADPHQGNVPAAAADGTDKDWLKGCVFVIIATLAWASLFILQAATMKKYDAPLSLTSLICFMGTLQAIAVTLIMEHKPSVWRIGFDMNLLAAAYAGIVTSSIAYYVQSLVMQDRGPVFASAFSPLMMIIVAIMGSFILAENIYLGGVVGAVLIVVGLYSVLWGKHKDNKEKKPEAMDIPLAVKGTMKLDEDELETSKANNSVAENSVKTNKEEP